The stretch of DNA TGCTGCCATTGTTCTCATAACAATGTTGGCACAACATGACAATACCAAAAGGTCTTCAGTTGTTGGTATTCTTGGTATTCTATGTGCTATCTTCAACGCACTGATGTATGTCTCTCCTCTTACCATTATGGTAAGTAACTTCTTCTATCccattaatttatatttaaatatgaaaatcacattttataattttttcactaatttcaatttggttttttgttacatataatTAACAGACAAAGGTTGTAAAAACCAATAGTGTGAAATATATGCCATTTTGCCTCTCTTTGGCCATCTTCCTTGATGGTTTGGTCTGGACAATAAATGCTCTCATCACCCCCTTCGCTCTCACCCACCCTTTCGGCATTTATGTCATGGTAATTATTTCTCTCTTCggttcttattataaaaaacaaatcattttttagatttagtgaataaattttatatatatatatatatgatcttaaATATAgatttcaataattttattgtGAGTTAATAATTGTAGATTAGTTGGATATACTAAAGATTTTTGAGTTTAACTATCTCATTCTTAATTAATGAATGTATCTTTGTACATTTTTACAGATTAGCACCAGCATTGGAGCAATATCTGGACTTGTTCAACTCATACTATATGCTTATTATTGGTGCATGGGAGAAAataatgttgatgatgatgctgAGCATGTTCTAAATCCAGTTGTGGTTGCAGTCTGATCTGAcacttgtttatatttttttttccagctcCATCGAATTTGTAGATGATTAACCATAATTCCATTGTTTATGAagtttttttactcaaataaagatattcattcattcgaATTGATAATACATTgatgcaatacaaatttaaaatcgctaaaaacaaaaatgataaatttgcgaacaaactcataatatacatgttaatagcataaaacggcaaattgcataagcctacaaatttaaatatgacaatattgaagtgtctggaatgttCATGCCTCCGAATCCGTAGCGTTGATGACACCAAAGTCGACATTGATTGAACCTTCACTATATAGAACTAATTCTTCAACCTGAAACACTTAAACACATGGATATCATATCAAATAAACCTGTTACAATATTACAAATGAAAGAGAAAATAGAAGGCAAAATGCTTGATTTTTATTGGATGCTAGtgtcaaattattttacactaacATAATATCATATCCACTAAActctaaattaaatataaaattacatttttatcaTACCTGGAGATCAGATATTGAGATGGCCAGCAATACGTTCGTAGTTGAGCagtccacggagggggggtttGTACATGCAGGCACTCTGATGCTTCAAAGAGTAGAATGAATTGAATATTTGACCCTCCTGATGAGGAGGGTTTATATAGAGCCTCCAGCGTTGGGTCAAACGTCTCCTTAATGGGTCGTGTTAAGCAGCCCACTAAGGATGATTGCCAGAACTTCTCCTTGGATGGAGGGAGAGGCCGTTCGTGGTCCTCATCCTGGGCTAAGTTGTTCCGCTTATTAAGAATAAGGGATAAGCTTGGAGGAATATGCGTCCTCGGTGGAGGAGCACGTTTCACACGTGCTTCTTAATCCCGATAGAATTTGGTCTTGCTCCTTTGCTTACCATCTTTAAACTCTTTCTatatattaatttcattttaactttcattttagaaaataaaagtttacaTTAACTCATTAAGTAtcgattatttttttgactcgACAATAAACTTTCCTCCAATTTGGTCCCAAACAAACAATGTGTATAAATCATTTTCAAACTATtatacatcttttttttttacggttaaaactattattttatttcatgcATTTACAACAATAACTAATACTCTAATGGTTAATAAAGACAATACAATAACTAAGACATTAAGATATTGTATTCAAAATAGTTAACGAACTTCTCTTAATACAAATTATTTGAGAGAGTCTGAGTTTGATGGAGCCAGTTCTTCGCCAAACTTTACTTATCCCGtggtcaaaaataaaataaagacaatatagaaaattattttattcatcaaGTAAATCTCGACTTAATCACTTGTTTGAAGGGAAGAAAAGGATTGCACACAGTTACTACATGCATGGTGCTCTAATGATTTTCAGCCGTCAAATCTTGAATCAAGGGTAGAGATCATTTAGTActgattttttgaaaatataatataagCCGTCCGATCATAAAAAGATGGCTGAGATCTATTATAGTGGAAAATAATGTTGATGCTGATTCTAATCATGTTCTAAATCCAGCTGTAATTGCAGTCTGATCTGATTATAGTACTTGTTTatagtatttttcttttccaacTCCATCGATTTGTAGATGATtaaccataaaaataaaaaaaaaaatcagttttattttattttattttgtttttgtaactttttttacgggactttttaattttttatttttgaatcaatatacttgtaacattttttttgacgGTCAATATACTTGTAACATAATTACTTATTACTAGCAagccaggcaggcgcgttccgcacctgcctgtgtctaatttatgtgtccaaaaaaaatatttgacttaTGTTagagtgagtttgttaataaaagattttttctacttaaaaagcaaaaaacaaataagcaaATCTATTtgaataatcacttatttaaatgaaaagaaaagcaaaaacaatttagaggggtgattttggatcaaaaattgaccctaaaaccacccctccttggtgGATGAACAAAAAGAATAAACTAGGGTTTAGGAGAGCTCTTTGCAAAAAATATCGGTCTACAATCTATAATctcaaatatttaaaagttaTAATTTGATTAAATGTATATGTAAAATATCTTTATAACAACAaagttaaatattaaaaatctaattGGCTTCAATTCAATGAAGGTAAAAATAAAgtcataatataaattaatctaAGGAGCCCTTTAACCACTTGTcttgtttttaaaatataagataaCATAAATTATCATCACAGATCATATTCACATATAAGTATTAATTCCAATACcgaatttttcaaaaaactaaaaacaaaactaaaaacacAATAAACTCAACAAAAAGTTGTCCATTTTGTTTATACAAACATATTAAACTAACTATCTAAATTtgtaagaaataattaaaaaaaaaagcctatATAACCGCCACttgtttcatttcttcttcatctttttctcacgcattctcttcttcttcttcttcttcgcaTATTTGTTGTTGCAGAGAAAATGACTAGCGCTTCATTAATTAATACTGTTGGTGCTATAGGtttgttgttctttttcttccttttcaaTCGAAAAATCATATGTCAATTATGAATTTGAtttatatgtttggtttcaatttgtATTGTACTGCATTAATTAATATGTGTTTGATTTGTGTTAATTCGATTAGTTTCACAAGTTTTTCAGTTTAAGTTAATTTTAACTTTTGTGCTAATATCCATTTGCATGAtggataaaattaatttgaactcatgaaattttgtcaaaaaaaagtttgcacGAAGCataatttaaactttttatGTTAATCAATTCATGAATGGAAAATaattttcactttatttttGAATGCAGGGAATGTTATCTCCTTCGTATTGTTCTTCTCACCAGCGTAATTTAACTCTCTTTCTCTATTTAGTTACTCTGTTTTATGTATGCATGAAAATGCCCGGACAAAATAATATTAGTAGTATGCGCGTTACCATTTAATTTGCCTCTGATTGTTTTGACTGAGtgaacaaattaaaatcacATAAACAACCACACCACTTGTAATGAATTTCATTACGGCCAACAATATGAATTTATTAgtgtttaatttggtttttagaaaaacaaattcattaaataagtTCAAAAAGAATTACAgttatgaaattatgaaattagGAAGAAACaattagaaattaaattattatacatTGATAGcccaaataattttaataagatttgTGCATGTTTGTGATTAATTCGCACCGCAACGACAACAATCTTTAACATTTGCAAAATTGTTAACACGATTGCAACTTCTACTGCTATTTAAAATCTTGAAAGTGAAAATCAAGATAGATACTTAGTGTGTGTATCATTTAAAGAAATCAAGATTAAATTATAGCTTTGAATTTTTGTGCCGCAAAActtagattttatattattttagcattggttattttaattttaaaaatgatgcTAATGTGCTCATTAATATTGATTGGTAATTGGTATGAATTGCAGTCCAACTTtctacaaaattataaaaaagaaggATGTGGAGGAGTTCAAGCCTGATCCATACTTAGTTACTCTGTTGAATTGTGCTATTTGGGTATTTTATGGAATGCCTTATGTGCAACCACACggaatttattttgttatcgtAGATGGGTCTGGCTTTGTTTTTCAGTTCGTCTATCTTACCATATTTTATGTCTATGCCAACAATAAAGGAAAGgtatgtatataatatattttcaccATGATTATCCGATCCATAAAAATTTGCTGATTTAAGTTGTAATATCAAATGTATGTAATCTTGCATATTTTATTAGGATGGTAAtaagagattaattttataacCTCTTGAGACAATTTAAATTTAGTTGTAAAATATATCTAAGTTTTCGAATATTCTACTTTTTTTCCCattaaatcacacaattaattaatcaacGAGATGTTAGCTCATTGTCTAAGAGTTCAACATTAtaatcttaaaaataattttattcttaatattctatattttaatattctttttttttcttcgttaAATTACTTAACATATTGATGAGATGTTGGttcaatgtgtttttttttgacaaatagttcaatgtgttataaattttttttatatgcaaaagGGCCTAAGCCCACAATGTATTTTAATCCTCAACACACATAGTTTAAATACTATTTAGGATGATTACAAAATAACTATTTAtgtcactttaattaattaataatttttaactatttaattaattcaaaGTCCCAACCAAAACCTATAGTTGAATGTTTAAGAGTTATATAATCATTCCAAATCTTCTACTCATACCTAATATTTTTTCCTAATTTCAGAAGAAGTTTCTTCTCTATCTTCTTATTGAGATCATTTTCTTTGCTGCCATTGTTCTCATAACAATGTTGGCACAACATGACAATACCAAAAGGTCTTCAGTTGTTGGTATTCTTGGTATTCTATGTGCTATCTTCAACGCACTGATGTATGTCTCTCCTCTTACCATTATGGTAAGTAACTTCTTCTATCccattaatttatatttaaatatgaaaatcacattttataattttttcactaatttcaatttggttttttgttacatataatTAACAGACAAAGGTTGTAAAAACCAATAGTGTGAAATATATGCCATTTTGCCTCTCTTTGGCCATCTTCCTTGATGGTTTGGTCTGGACAATAAATGCTCTCATCACCCCCTTCGCTCTCACCCACCCTTTCGGCATTTATGTCATGGTAATTATTTCTCTCTTCggttcttattataaaaaacaaatcattttttagatttagtgaataaattttatatatatatatatatgatcttaaATATAgatttcaata from Trifolium pratense cultivar HEN17-A07 linkage group LG5, ARS_RC_1.1, whole genome shotgun sequence encodes:
- the LOC123886732 gene encoding bidirectional sugar transporter SWEET6b-like, encoding MTSASLINTVGAIGNVISFVLFFSPAPTFYKIIKKKDVEEFKPDPYLVTLLNCAIWVFYGMPYVQPHGIYFVIVDGSGFVFQFVYLTIFYVYANNKGKKKFLLYLLIEIIFFAAIVLITMLAQHDNTKRSSVVGILGILCAIFNALMYVSPLTIMTKVVKTNSVKYMPFCLSLAIFLDGLVWTINALITPFALTHPFGIYVMISTSIGAISGLVQLILYAYYWCMGENNVDDDAEHVLNPVVVAV
- the LOC123886731 gene encoding bidirectional sugar transporter SWEET6b-like, with the protein product MTSASLINTVGAIGNVISFVLFFSPAPTFYKIIKKKDVEEFKPDPYLVTLLNCAIWVFYGMPYVQPHGIYFVIVDGSGFVFQFVYLTIFYVYANNKGKKKFLLYLLIEIIFFAAIVLITMLAQHDNTKRSSVVGILGILCAIFNALMYVSPLTIMTKVVKTNSVKYMPFCLSLAIFLDGLVWTINALITPFALTHPFGIYVMISTSIGAISGLVQLILYAYYWCMGENNVDDDAEHVLNPVVVAV